The following proteins come from a genomic window of Aquimarina sp. MAR_2010_214:
- a CDS encoding ABC transporter permease, which yields MLKNHIRVAWRTLLKHKSLFTINILGLAIGIATALIIFLFVVDELSYDRYHKKADQIVRVVLKGKMNGELIKEAVTPGPVAYTLQEEFPEVLQATRIKSNGTPQITYKNNTFRDQKFAYVDPNFFQVFTLPLIKGDPATALLEPNTIVITQKLASKYFGNENPLGKIVDFKEWNQRYKVTGVINEIPENSHFHFDAFGSMKGFADAKELKWIESGYHSYLLLDKRVDYRNVEEKLPKIVHKYMGPQIKKSMGMTFEEFHGKGNDIGLFLQPLTDIHLHSDFADATNLNPGGDIQTVYIFGAIAIFILIIGCINFMNLSTAAASKRAKEVGVKKVLGSPKIQLIKQFLIESFIATMIAMVLALILVVISLPLFNDLSEKTLEVTYILHPKVLMYLLLLGISISFLAGSYPAFFLSSFTPIAALKNKFTNTGNSKGLRSGLVIFQFTISVGLILATIVVDQQMSFIQNKDVGYEKDQMLVLRDSWILGDNEKVFKEQLFKDSRVSNITMSGHIPAGPSYNHMSSIYPGQDSDAVRRTVVYNIDEHYIPTMGMQLITGRNFEKEEGSETTNLIINETAARILGFTNNAVGQAVTMSIDNEGGTRLYSVIGVVKDFHFKSLHQAIDPLIMINEPSSGLIVRAKTSDMKGLIASAENIWNGFKVNEPFNYGLLDELYNQTYLKEQKMGTILRVFALLTIFVACLGLFGLVTFTAEQRFKEIGIRKVLGSTIPQIIMMLSVDFMKLVCISFLVAFPLGFYVMNTWLQDFAYRIQIQWWIFVLAGCITLLIAFMTIGWKSFRAASMNPIKSLRTE from the coding sequence ATGTTAAAAAACCATATAAGAGTAGCGTGGAGAACACTTTTGAAACACAAAAGCTTGTTTACAATTAATATTTTAGGTCTAGCTATAGGAATTGCTACCGCCCTTATTATATTCCTTTTTGTAGTAGACGAATTAAGTTATGATCGCTACCATAAAAAAGCAGATCAGATTGTTAGAGTTGTACTAAAAGGCAAGATGAATGGTGAATTAATAAAAGAAGCCGTTACCCCCGGTCCTGTTGCATACACATTACAAGAAGAGTTTCCAGAGGTTTTACAGGCAACTCGTATTAAATCAAACGGAACCCCGCAAATTACCTATAAAAATAACACATTTAGAGATCAAAAATTTGCATATGTAGATCCTAATTTTTTTCAGGTATTTACATTACCACTCATTAAAGGTGATCCTGCTACAGCACTACTAGAACCTAATACTATTGTTATTACTCAAAAATTAGCATCAAAGTATTTTGGAAATGAAAACCCTCTGGGAAAAATAGTAGATTTTAAAGAATGGAATCAACGCTATAAGGTCACAGGAGTAATTAACGAGATTCCTGAAAATTCTCACTTTCATTTTGATGCTTTTGGATCTATGAAGGGATTTGCAGATGCAAAAGAACTTAAATGGATAGAATCTGGTTATCATAGTTATCTTCTTCTTGATAAACGTGTGGATTATAGAAATGTAGAAGAGAAATTACCAAAAATCGTTCATAAATATATGGGACCCCAGATAAAAAAATCTATGGGGATGACTTTTGAAGAGTTTCATGGAAAAGGGAATGATATAGGATTATTTCTACAACCTTTGACCGATATTCATCTTCATTCTGATTTTGCAGATGCTACCAATCTCAATCCTGGGGGTGACATCCAAACAGTATATATTTTTGGTGCTATAGCGATATTTATATTAATAATAGGGTGTATAAATTTTATGAACCTTTCTACCGCTGCAGCATCAAAAAGAGCTAAAGAAGTAGGGGTAAAAAAAGTACTTGGATCACCAAAAATCCAATTAATTAAACAGTTTCTGATAGAATCTTTTATTGCAACGATGATTGCTATGGTATTGGCATTAATTCTAGTTGTGATTTCGTTACCGTTATTTAATGACCTATCTGAAAAAACATTAGAAGTGACTTATATTCTTCACCCTAAGGTTTTGATGTACTTGCTGCTATTAGGAATTAGTATTAGTTTTCTGGCAGGAAGTTATCCGGCTTTTTTCCTCTCTTCATTTACCCCAATAGCTGCACTGAAAAACAAATTCACCAATACGGGTAATAGTAAAGGATTAAGAAGCGGGTTGGTCATTTTTCAGTTTACGATATCGGTAGGCCTTATCCTGGCAACCATAGTAGTAGATCAGCAAATGTCTTTCATTCAAAATAAAGATGTTGGTTATGAAAAAGACCAAATGCTAGTATTAAGAGATTCATGGATATTAGGAGATAACGAAAAAGTCTTTAAGGAACAATTATTTAAAGACTCCAGAGTATCTAATATTACAATGTCTGGCCATATCCCTGCGGGACCTTCTTATAATCATATGTCTAGTATTTATCCAGGTCAGGATTCTGATGCAGTTAGAAGAACTGTAGTGTATAATATTGATGAACACTATATTCCAACTATGGGAATGCAGTTAATTACTGGAAGAAATTTTGAGAAAGAAGAAGGATCAGAGACCACAAATTTGATTATTAACGAAACGGCTGCCAGGATTTTGGGCTTCACCAATAATGCAGTTGGTCAGGCGGTAACAATGTCTATAGATAATGAAGGAGGTACAAGACTGTATTCGGTGATCGGAGTGGTAAAAGATTTTCATTTTAAATCATTACACCAAGCTATAGATCCTCTTATTATGATTAATGAACCGAGTTCGGGGCTTATTGTAAGAGCAAAAACTTCAGATATGAAAGGATTGATCGCCAGTGCAGAAAATATATGGAATGGTTTTAAAGTAAATGAACCTTTTAATTATGGTTTACTTGATGAATTATACAATCAAACGTATCTAAAAGAACAAAAAATGGGAACTATTCTTAGAGTATTTGCTTTGCTCACCATTTTTGTGGCATGCCTGGGGTTATTTGGTCTAGTAACTTTTACAGCAGAACAACGATTTAAGGAAATAGGAATTCGTAAAGTATTAGGATCTACCATACCTCAAATTATTATGATGCTCTCAGTTGATTTTATGAAACTGGTATGTATTTCTTTTTTAGTAGCATTTCCTCTTGGGTTTTATGTCATGAATACATGGCTTCAGGATTTTGCTTACCGCATACAAATACAGTGGTGGATATTTGTTCTGGCAGGTTGTATAACACTATTAATTGCATTTATGACTATAGGTTGGAAAAGTTTCAGAGCAGCATCAATGAATCCTATTAAAAGTTTAAGAACTGAATAA
- a CDS encoding carboxypeptidase-like regulatory domain-containing protein, with amino-acid sequence MNHNQVILVLFLCLSISTMVTGQTITSKVVDKKTNKPIPYATIQLSEEQGVITNEEGRFSLNLNGDLAKIDSIYISSMGYEKVGVSVKNVTDSIIYIQPKAIELKGVFISNKNLTVDEIIDNVKERVAQNYNFGLSKRRLFFRESEFNTVKKFDVKFKKSTIKELNKKLIDSVTGVLPKKAEYYTEILCDLYGDFDKRKLHIIKAAELYDKNNRVSMEAVAERMEAIFKKNVKPNSYLKIKSGLFGTKVQVDSLIESREEASIVKDEIDNQKKKDDKSEFLKHRKSGLESLMSSLFFNKDVMSNFLNKSGRYNFELIDYTYIDDNSVYIINFSPKWRGDFKGTLYVNTEDFAIIRADYENVKNLKSFKLLGVMFRDNLYRNKVIFSKGQNNTYDLKYLEMRRGNLFGFDRSLKVIEKNKFVKGRRKQNELSLALDVIMTNTSKFEIVVFDSKQLSEADYKASTENKGIKPQYLSRYNPEFWKGYNIIEPNSAIKQFTVAPDTDTEAGQK; translated from the coding sequence ATGAATCATAACCAGGTAATATTAGTTTTATTTTTATGCTTATCCATAAGTACTATGGTAACTGGTCAAACCATTACTTCTAAGGTGGTAGATAAAAAAACTAATAAACCTATCCCTTACGCCACTATACAGTTATCAGAAGAACAAGGGGTTATTACTAACGAAGAAGGAAGGTTTAGCTTAAACCTAAATGGGGATCTTGCCAAAATTGACTCTATCTACATTTCCTCTATGGGATATGAAAAAGTAGGCGTCTCGGTAAAAAATGTAACCGATAGTATTATTTACATCCAGCCCAAAGCTATAGAACTAAAAGGGGTTTTTATTTCAAACAAAAATCTAACCGTAGATGAGATTATTGATAACGTTAAAGAACGAGTAGCCCAAAATTATAATTTTGGGTTATCCAAAAGACGGTTATTTTTTAGAGAATCTGAGTTTAATACTGTAAAAAAATTCGACGTCAAATTTAAAAAATCAACAATCAAAGAGCTCAACAAAAAATTGATTGATAGTGTGACGGGTGTTTTACCTAAAAAAGCAGAATATTATACAGAAATTTTATGTGACCTATATGGTGATTTTGATAAGCGGAAACTTCATATCATTAAAGCAGCAGAACTCTATGACAAAAATAATAGAGTGTCTATGGAGGCTGTAGCTGAACGTATGGAAGCTATATTTAAGAAAAATGTAAAACCCAATTCTTACTTAAAAATAAAATCCGGCCTGTTTGGTACCAAGGTACAGGTAGATTCTCTAATAGAAAGTAGAGAAGAAGCATCAATTGTAAAGGATGAAATTGATAATCAAAAGAAAAAAGACGACAAGAGTGAATTTTTAAAACACCGAAAATCCGGATTAGAAAGTTTAATGTCTAGTCTTTTCTTTAACAAAGATGTGATGTCTAATTTTTTGAATAAATCTGGAAGGTATAATTTCGAACTTATCGATTATACATATATCGATGATAATAGTGTGTATATTATTAATTTTTCTCCTAAATGGAGAGGGGATTTTAAAGGTACATTATATGTTAATACTGAAGATTTTGCGATTATTAGAGCAGACTATGAGAATGTAAAAAACCTTAAAAGCTTTAAACTTCTGGGTGTTATGTTTCGAGATAACCTGTATCGCAACAAAGTGATTTTTTCTAAAGGACAAAACAATACATATGATCTTAAATATCTCGAAATGCGTAGAGGAAATCTCTTTGGTTTTGATCGCTCTCTAAAAGTAATTGAGAAAAATAAGTTTGTTAAAGGAAGACGTAAGCAAAATGAATTATCGTTAGCCCTGGATGTTATTATGACCAATACAAGTAAGTTTGAGATTGTTGTTTTTGATTCGAAACAACTGTCTGAAGCTGATTACAAGGCTAGCACCGAAAACAAGGGTATTAAACCACAATACTTATCCAGATACAATCCAGAATTCTGGAAAGGATACAACATCATAGAACCAAATTCTGCTATAAAACAATTTACAGTTGCTCCTGATACCGATACAGAGGCAGGGCAAAAATAA
- a CDS encoding ABC transporter permease: MHTLYFKIAIRYLLKNKLYSFINILGLAIGVASFILIMVYVNYERSYDTFEGSENVYRVYMDALEGDVFEASDAQTANLIGPTLKQEFPEVIEQVRLYRFDKVTFKYDGKIIEESKGAMADETYFEVFNYPLLKGDKQNVLKEPNTIVLTESFAKKIFGAQNPIKKTLLGFHVGEEVLLTVTGVLKDIPENTHMKTNFLISLDTYATWFASDAEKKLNWGHCNFYTYLKIDKNTDKDLLKSKVIASDFEDDADERYNIEPLEDVHLYSNKPYEAETNGSISRIKFLTTIAFIVLLLSWLNYINLSTTKSLERAKEVGVRKVAGAQRIQLILQSLTESIVLNGIAIAIAIILALSMLSIYNNVTGKELVIQNSTIIELLPIISFIVIGMILTGLYPAILLSGYSPSKALKGKIRASASGLNIRKGLIVMQFLATIVLLIGTIVITKQIDFMQKQPIGAELNQTISFHGEFLSNISDSLARNKCKILETELQKFPFVESTSRTQTYPGDGYHNLSGFIGLKYPNGTEDSKKVFYKYAADSNYLDVLDIQFLAGNNFINNPKGNSNTVIINEACMREIEVFNPNEAINKTINFFGRDWVISGVIENYHHFGLKKEIHPMIILHGNSSDNLLVKFDETVASVSGYNKAITQIEEKWKQILPQRTFGYTFLDKKFEAQYNDDKEFSAAFRIFTLLAIFIAALGLFGLTSYTCVQRKKEIGIRKVNGASIFKILKLLNIDFIKWVGIAFIIAIPIAWYTMNSWLENFAIKTSLSWWIFVLAGIMALGITLITVSWQSFMAANRNPVDVLRDE; this comes from the coding sequence ATGCACACTTTATATTTTAAAATAGCAATTAGATATCTTTTAAAGAATAAACTCTATTCTTTTATTAATATTTTGGGATTAGCCATTGGTGTTGCTTCTTTTATTTTGATCATGGTTTATGTGAATTATGAACGTAGCTATGACACTTTTGAAGGATCAGAAAATGTATACCGGGTATATATGGATGCTCTGGAAGGTGATGTTTTTGAAGCTTCAGATGCGCAAACTGCCAATCTTATTGGCCCTACCTTAAAACAAGAATTTCCCGAAGTGATAGAGCAGGTGCGTCTTTATCGTTTTGATAAGGTGACTTTTAAATATGATGGGAAAATCATTGAAGAATCCAAAGGCGCCATGGCAGATGAAACCTATTTTGAGGTATTTAATTATCCCCTTTTAAAAGGAGATAAACAAAATGTACTAAAAGAACCTAATACTATTGTACTCACAGAATCTTTTGCTAAAAAGATATTTGGAGCGCAAAACCCTATAAAAAAGACGTTATTAGGCTTTCATGTAGGAGAAGAAGTGTTATTAACGGTAACGGGAGTTTTAAAAGATATTCCCGAAAACACTCATATGAAAACCAATTTCCTGATTTCTTTGGATACGTATGCAACTTGGTTTGCATCAGATGCAGAAAAAAAATTAAACTGGGGACATTGTAATTTTTATACGTATCTAAAAATAGATAAAAATACAGATAAGGATCTTCTGAAAAGTAAAGTGATTGCTAGTGACTTTGAGGACGATGCAGATGAAAGGTACAATATTGAGCCTCTAGAAGATGTCCATCTGTATTCTAATAAACCTTATGAAGCCGAAACTAATGGTAGTATCAGTAGAATAAAATTTCTAACAACCATAGCTTTTATAGTACTGTTATTATCATGGCTCAATTATATCAATTTATCCACCACCAAATCCCTGGAGCGTGCCAAGGAAGTTGGTGTTCGTAAAGTTGCCGGGGCACAACGGATACAACTTATTTTGCAATCGTTAACAGAATCGATTGTTCTAAACGGTATCGCAATTGCCATAGCAATTATACTTGCCCTAAGTATGCTTTCAATCTATAACAATGTTACAGGTAAAGAATTGGTTATACAGAATTCTACTATTATAGAGCTATTACCTATTATTAGTTTTATTGTAATTGGTATGATCCTAACAGGACTATATCCTGCTATTTTACTAAGTGGATATTCACCGTCAAAAGCATTAAAAGGAAAGATACGTGCTTCTGCCAGTGGATTGAATATTAGAAAAGGATTGATTGTTATGCAATTTCTAGCCACTATTGTTTTGCTTATTGGTACGATAGTCATTACCAAACAAATAGATTTTATGCAAAAACAACCGATCGGTGCAGAATTGAATCAAACTATTTCTTTTCATGGCGAATTTTTAAGTAATATATCAGATTCCCTGGCTAGAAATAAATGTAAAATCCTTGAAACAGAGCTGCAAAAATTTCCTTTTGTAGAGAGTACATCAAGAACTCAGACATATCCTGGCGACGGTTATCATAATTTATCAGGATTTATAGGGCTGAAATACCCCAACGGAACAGAGGATAGCAAAAAAGTATTTTACAAATATGCTGCAGACAGTAATTATCTTGATGTATTAGATATTCAATTTCTTGCCGGAAATAATTTTATAAACAATCCCAAAGGAAATAGCAATACTGTTATAATTAATGAAGCTTGTATGCGTGAGATAGAAGTTTTTAACCCAAATGAAGCTATAAATAAAACCATAAACTTTTTTGGAAGGGACTGGGTGATTTCTGGGGTTATTGAAAATTACCATCATTTCGGATTAAAAAAAGAGATACATCCTATGATTATTCTACATGGCAATAGCAGTGATAATTTATTAGTAAAATTTGATGAGACTGTTGCTTCTGTTTCAGGATATAACAAAGCAATTACCCAGATAGAAGAAAAATGGAAGCAAATACTGCCACAACGAACTTTTGGTTATACATTTTTGGATAAAAAGTTTGAAGCCCAATATAATGATGATAAAGAATTTAGTGCTGCCTTCAGGATATTTACTCTTCTGGCAATATTTATTGCCGCGTTAGGCTTATTTGGGTTAACATCTTATACCTGTGTACAGCGTAAAAAAGAAATAGGAATTAGAAAAGTAAACGGAGCAAGTATTTTTAAGATTCTGAAATTACTAAACATTGATTTTATCAAATGGGTTGGGATTGCATTTATAATTGCTATTCCTATAGCCTGGTATACTATGAATTCCTGGTTAGAAAACTTTGCAATAAAGACAAGTCTTAGCTGGTGGATATTTGTACTTGCAGGAATAATGGCACTTGGTATTACATTGATTACAGTAAGTTGGCAGAGTTTTATGGCAGCCAATCGAAACCCTGTTGACGTACTTAGAGACGAATAG
- a CDS encoding ABC transporter ATP-binding protein, with protein MLLQLKNISKWVNSGGQKVFLLKDINFWVNEGDFISIMGPSGSGKSTLLNIIGMLDDFNEGEYAFLEEKVHSLREKHRANLYKQYIGFVFQAYHLIDELTVKENLEMPLLYKKHNSSERKSLVADMLDRFNIVGKKDLFPSQLSGGQQQLVGVARALIASPKLILADEPTGNLNSKQGEEIMEIFTQLNKEGVTIIQVTHSKKNMSYGSRVINLLDGKIE; from the coding sequence ATGTTATTACAACTAAAAAATATATCCAAATGGGTAAACTCAGGAGGGCAGAAGGTATTTTTACTAAAAGACATTAATTTTTGGGTAAATGAAGGAGATTTTATATCAATAATGGGACCCTCTGGTTCAGGGAAATCTACTTTACTTAATATCATTGGGATGTTGGATGATTTTAATGAAGGAGAATATGCGTTCCTGGAAGAAAAAGTACATTCACTAAGAGAAAAACACCGCGCGAATTTGTATAAACAATATATAGGATTTGTATTTCAGGCATATCATTTGATCGATGAATTAACGGTGAAAGAAAACCTGGAGATGCCATTATTGTATAAAAAGCATAATTCATCAGAACGTAAATCTTTGGTAGCCGATATGCTGGATCGTTTTAATATTGTGGGTAAAAAAGATCTTTTTCCTTCTCAGTTAAGTGGAGGACAACAACAATTGGTGGGTGTTGCCAGAGCACTTATTGCCAGTCCCAAACTGATCCTTGCAGATGAACCTACCGGGAATCTTAATTCTAAACAAGGAGAAGAAATCATGGAAATTTTCACACAATTAAATAAAGAAGGAGTAACTATTATACAAGTAACCCATTCTAAAAAGAATATGTCATATGGCTCTCGAGTGATCAACTTATTAGACGGTAAGATCGAGTAA
- a CDS encoding ABC transporter permease, translating into MFKNYIKIAWRNAIRQKQFTILNILGLSIGIGTCFIIGLYIHSEMTYDTFHDNADRIYRVNQPNIWDDWNEISSATGPNVAIALREDAPEFEEVTRLLRTGTQIVRSKHNEEASLYSEEQYFAAEENFFNIFSFKFLQGDSNTSLSEPMSMVMTKKTAERYFGTENPIGKTVEVKDYDNSWKTYTVKGVLADVPYKSHIQFDMLVSLKSHSEMMQRNGWKWIWTAFSTYGLVKEGTDIAAFSEKIQAIPPKWAPPTTERIFNQTFKEFTAGHDWTLYLQPLREIYLSDAPGIHSFGPTGNPMFVKIFGAIGILVLILSSINFMNLSTARSSKRAKEIGVRKVLGSKRNALIKQFVLESTLFVLIGTVFALIFVQLSLGVFNTIADVQLELIPYLGNPIFLAIVLLFILGLGLISGSYPAFYLSMFQPIETLKGKVSTKFKGKGIRNGLVVFQFTISIALVICTLFVQKQLSYTSSLDLGFEKDNILQIHNIEQIGFDTEALKTKLLSNPAFSKVGKSFGLPPNIWSGDRYKTLGANDQVVQLRNVRTEEDYLDVLGVEFVAGRNFDSSRPNDKYKVILNEKAVKTLGWGNSETYTTDSPIGKIVALASGSEDQFEVMGVVKDFNINSLQQEIAPLVIIHQQNDKVWDYGAGLSYYSIKLNPAVVKNPNDLQVLIDGVKDDIAQIDPSVPFEYSFMDQDFENTFVSEQRMGVILSIFTIMALLIACLGLFGLAAFTAEQRIKELSIRKVLGAKVSELAFLFSSEFTKLVLISIILASPIAYFLVDEWLKDFAYRTPIDSWVFIVAAISAFVITLATVSFQTIKAASTNPAKNLRAE; encoded by the coding sequence ATGTTTAAAAATTATATCAAAATAGCATGGAGAAATGCTATTCGACAAAAACAATTTACTATTCTTAATATATTGGGATTAAGTATAGGAATAGGTACATGTTTTATCATTGGATTATATATTCATAGTGAAATGACCTATGATACTTTTCATGATAATGCAGATCGTATTTATAGAGTTAATCAGCCTAATATTTGGGACGATTGGAATGAGATATCTTCTGCTACAGGCCCCAATGTGGCTATCGCATTACGAGAGGATGCTCCAGAGTTTGAAGAAGTAACAAGACTCTTAAGGACGGGTACACAGATAGTACGATCCAAACATAATGAAGAAGCAAGTTTATATAGTGAAGAACAATACTTTGCTGCCGAAGAAAACTTTTTTAACATATTTTCTTTTAAGTTTTTACAAGGCGATTCTAACACATCGCTTAGTGAACCTATGAGTATGGTCATGACAAAAAAAACAGCAGAACGTTATTTTGGCACAGAAAATCCAATAGGAAAAACAGTAGAAGTAAAAGATTATGATAACTCCTGGAAAACCTATACCGTAAAAGGAGTACTTGCTGATGTTCCTTATAAATCACATATTCAATTTGATATGTTGGTGTCTTTAAAAAGTCATTCTGAAATGATGCAAAGAAACGGTTGGAAATGGATTTGGACAGCATTTTCGACTTATGGATTGGTGAAAGAAGGGACTGATATAGCTGCGTTTTCCGAAAAAATTCAGGCCATACCACCAAAATGGGCGCCGCCTACAACAGAACGTATTTTTAATCAAACGTTTAAAGAATTTACTGCGGGGCATGACTGGACATTATACCTACAACCTCTTAGAGAAATATACTTATCTGATGCTCCCGGTATTCATTCCTTTGGACCAACAGGAAACCCAATGTTTGTCAAAATATTTGGAGCCATAGGTATCCTTGTACTCATATTATCTAGTATCAATTTCATGAACCTCTCCACAGCAAGATCATCAAAGAGAGCAAAAGAAATAGGAGTGAGAAAAGTTTTAGGATCCAAACGAAATGCACTAATCAAACAGTTTGTTTTAGAATCTACCCTCTTCGTTTTAATAGGTACTGTTTTTGCATTGATATTCGTACAACTTTCTTTGGGTGTATTTAACACTATAGCAGATGTGCAACTAGAATTGATTCCGTATTTAGGGAACCCAATATTTCTGGCAATTGTACTATTGTTTATATTAGGATTGGGATTAATTTCAGGAAGTTATCCTGCGTTTTACCTTTCGATGTTTCAGCCTATAGAAACCCTTAAGGGAAAAGTAAGCACAAAATTTAAAGGAAAAGGAATTAGAAATGGATTAGTTGTCTTTCAGTTTACTATTTCTATTGCTCTGGTGATTTGTACTTTATTTGTACAAAAGCAATTGTCATATACTTCTTCTTTAGATTTAGGATTCGAGAAAGATAATATTCTACAAATTCACAATATCGAGCAGATTGGTTTTGATACCGAAGCACTCAAAACAAAGCTTTTATCAAATCCTGCTTTCTCAAAAGTTGGAAAATCATTTGGGCTTCCTCCAAATATATGGTCTGGAGATCGATATAAAACACTGGGAGCTAATGATCAGGTGGTTCAGCTTAGAAATGTAAGAACAGAAGAAGATTATCTCGATGTATTGGGAGTAGAATTTGTTGCCGGTAGAAATTTTGATTCATCAAGACCTAATGATAAATATAAAGTGATATTAAATGAAAAAGCGGTAAAAACTCTGGGGTGGGGTAATAGCGAAACCTATACTACAGATTCTCCTATAGGAAAAATAGTGGCTTTAGCCTCTGGAAGCGAAGATCAATTTGAAGTCATGGGCGTGGTTAAAGATTTTAATATTAATAGTCTACAACAAGAAATAGCACCACTGGTTATTATTCATCAACAAAATGATAAAGTTTGGGATTATGGGGCTGGATTATCGTATTATTCGATAAAACTTAATCCTGCAGTGGTTAAAAACCCTAATGATCTTCAGGTGTTGATTGATGGAGTTAAAGATGATATTGCACAGATAGATCCTTCGGTACCATTCGAATATAGTTTTATGGATCAGGATTTTGAAAACACTTTTGTATCAGAACAAAGAATGGGAGTGATACTTAGTATATTTACTATTATGGCATTACTTATAGCATGTCTTGGATTATTTGGTTTGGCTGCTTTTACAGCAGAGCAACGTATCAAAGAATTAAGTATTAGAAAGGTATTAGGTGCCAAGGTATCAGAATTAGCTTTTTTATTCTCTTCAGAATTTACAAAACTGGTTCTTATTTCTATCATCCTTGCCTCACCTATCGCATACTTTTTGGTAGATGAGTGGCTCAAAGATTTTGCATACAGAACCCCAATAGATAGCTGGGTGTTTATAGTGGCAGCGATAAGCGCATTTGTAATTACATTGGCAACAGTAAGTTTTCAAACCATTAAGGCGGCATCGACAAACCCCGCGAAAAACTTAAGAGCAGAATAA